Proteins encoded in a region of the Hypomesus transpacificus isolate Combined female chromosome 17, fHypTra1, whole genome shotgun sequence genome:
- the znf281a gene encoding zinc finger protein 281: MSIIQDKLGNDFLRSNGGMDSNYAPGMIMFSHLPPVTSFTRLASHSIMQDMPPQEMILKKERDSPDCGMGVMGGAMGIKQEKLSEHDYRLPLYPGSSGKSSDLMEVSLGSHQSLLVHDLSMSNLPSRPGKQSTGRRGRRSNGDGSEGKPRRKRGEAKQSMLLDADGGSLSPGTKPHICEHCNASFRSSYHLRRHVLIHTGERPFRCSQCNMSFIQKYLLQRHEKIHSGEKPFCCDQCNMRFIQKYHMERHKRTHSGEKPYRCDTCQQHFSRTDRLLKHKRTCGEAIKRGLEPGMMDLDGSDMGHGSYGITQGNVGTSGRKRGKSRKSGEGGKRKKAAAAAAAVGMEDSHIHAALSGGYTHHDYSVENPSVSSTQPGPSMHQGHQGRAPKMAFKKANRKGMDKGGLAPGKQGCLDQGSGGGMDGMGLLQGTGPKPGPTSSNYDDAMQFLKKRRYLHAANNNAAAGPGLSGGGGNDYDVNMGHLSSQQSVIQGVVSGGMDGDAPLSLLDSSMGVDKHDKSGIPDEVLQSLLDHYTHKPDGSHHDVHFDLSDQHVELHPPSGDGPDLGPDADSPSPSGDKTVIMHEYSRFLLQALERTSHSANFPLGPSPPTAGPFTTSHHGNPLYSDKNVYTTSPLECGYSQSGSPSLPSSVPKSHFAMLSSSSPQHSFHLSSLEHQQLTPSQELTDQMEKQQQQQHSASPPSSYQISPSDLASQKEAQSAKNGSAVYPLAPSQDLDSSKASYQIENFAQAFGSQFKSAGRVPMSYSNDSNGELDHHRIRTPVSEFSGYTSLLADVNEPVSTGSKTPTSQSYR; the protein is encoded by the exons ATGAGCATCATACAAGACAAACTGGGCAATGATTTCCTGCGCTCCAACGGGGGCATGGACTCCAACTACGCCCCTGGCATGATCATGTTCAGCCACCTGCCCCCTGTGACTAGCTTCACTCGGCTAGCCTCCCATTCGATCATGCAGGACATGCCACCCCAAGAGATGATCCTGAAGAAGGAGCGGGATTCTCCTGACTGTGGGATGGGTGTCATGGGAGGCGCTATGGGGATCAAGCAGGAGAAGCTGTCTGAGCACGACTACAGGCTGCCACTGTACCCAGGAAGCTCTGGGAAAAGCAGCGATCTGATGGAGGTGTCGTTGGGCAGCCACCAAAGTCTGCTTGTCCATGACCTTAGTATGAGCAAT CTGCCGAGTCGACCAGGAAAGCAgtccacagggaggagaggtcgGAGGTCAAATGGGGACGGATCGGAGGGGAAGCCCAGAAGGAAACGAGGAGAAGCAAAG CAATCAATGCTGCTGGACGCCGATGGAGGCAGTCTGTCACCAGGCACCAAGCCGCACATCTGTGAGCACTGCAACGCCTCCTTCAGGAGCTCCTACCACCTGCGCAGACATGTTCTCATCCACACAG gagaGAGGCCTTTCAGATGCAGCCAATGCAACATGAGTTTCATCCAGAAATACCTTCTCCAGCGGCACGAGAAGATCCACAGTG GAGAGAAGCCTTTTTGCTGTGATCAGTGCAACATGCGATTCATTCAGAAGTACCACATGGAGAGGCACAAGCGGACCCATAGtggagagaagccatacagaTGTGACACCTGCCAACAG CATTTTTCCAGGACGGATCGATTGCTCAAGCACAAGCGAACCTGTGGAGAAGCCATAAAGAGGGGTCTGGAGCCTGGGATGATGGATCTGGACGGTTCAGACATGGGTCACGGCAGCTACGGAATCACTCAGGGAAATGTCGGCACCTCTGGCCGAAAGAGAGGCAAATCCAGAAAGTCGGGGGAGGGAGGCAAGCGGAAGAAGGCagcggcggcagcagcagcggTCGGGATGGAGGACTCGCACATCCATGCTGCGCTGTCCGGGGGCTACACCCACCACGACTACTCTGTCGAGAATCCCTCTGTGTCCTCCACTCAGCCAGGACCCAGCATGCATCAGGGGCACCAGGGCCGTGCCCCAAAGATGGCCTTTAAGAAGGCCAACCGTAAGGGTATGGACAAGGGGGGCCTGGCCCCGGGCAAGCAGGGCTGCTTGGATCAGGGTTCAGGCGGAGGTATGGATGGCATGGGCCTTCTGCAGGGTACCGGGCCCAAGCCAGGCCCCACCAGCAGCAACTATGACGACGCTATGCAGTTCCTCAAGAAGAGACGCTACCTGCATGCAGCTAATAACAACGCTGCAGCCGGCCCCGGGTTGTCTGGCGGTGGAGGCAACGACTACGACGTCAATATGGGCCACCTATCATCCCAGCAGTCGGTCATCCAGGGCGTGGTGTCGGGCGGGATGGATGGCGACGCGCCCCTCAGCCTGCTGGACTCCTCGATGGGCGTGGACAAGCACGACAAGTCGGGGATCCCCGACGAGGTGCTGCAGAGCCTGCTGGACCATTACACCCACAAACCAGACGGCTCGCACCACGACGTGCACTTTGACCTCAGCGACCAGCACGTGGAGCTGCACCCTCCCTCGGGAGACGGGCCCGACTTGGGCCCTGACGCCGACTCGCCCAGCCCGTCCGGAGACAAGACGGTCATCATGCACGAGTACTCCCGTTTCCTGCTGCAGGCTCTGGAGCGCACCAGCCACAGCGCCAACTTTCCCCTGGGCCCTAGCCCGCCTACCGCCGGCCCTTTCACCACCTCCCACCATGGCAACCCCCTTTACTCTGACAAGAACGTCTACACTACGTCCCCTCTGGAGTGTGGCTACAGCCAGTCCGGTTCCccatccctgccctcctctgtgCCAAAGTCCCACTTCGCCATGCTCTCGAGCTCCTCTCCCCAGCACAGCTTCCACCTGAGCAGCCTGGAGCACCAGCAGCTTACCCCTTCTCAGGAGCTCACCGACCAGATggagaagcagcagcagcagcagcactccgcctctcccccctcctcctaccaGATCAGCCCGTCTGACCTGGCCAGCCAGAAGGAGGCCCAGTCCGCCAAGAACGGCTCTGCCGTCTACCCCCTGGCCCCCTCGCAGGATCTGGACTCCTCCAAGGCCTCTTACCAGATAGAGAACTTTGCCCAGGCCTTCGGGTCCCAGTTCAAGTCAGCCGGACGCGTCCCGATGTCTTACAGTAATGACTCGAACGGGGAGCTGGACCACCACAGGATAAGGACGCCTGTCTCAGAATTCTCAGGGTATACTAGCTTGCTAGCCGACGTCAACGAGCCAGTCAGTACAGGATCCAAAACCCCAACAAGCCAAAGCTATAGATGA